A genomic region of Candidatus Nezhaarchaeota archaeon contains the following coding sequences:
- a CDS encoding enoyl-CoA hydratase-related protein, with product MAWITINRPQALNALNRQALLELEEALREAGRDPEVRAVILTGAGEKAFCAGLDLKEAAVRTPLEARELSKLGHKVFKLIEELPKPVIAAVSGYAMGGGMELVLSCDLAIASENAVFSQAEVNVGVTPGWGATQRLWRLVGVRRAKMLVLTGDRVSAVEAEKLGIVNRVVPHEKLKEEAEALALKLAEKSPVALRIAKEQLNKALENTLSPGLDYEAEAWSLLFSTHDAHEGVRAFVEKRRPMYKGE from the coding sequence GCTTGGATAACGATTAATAGGCCCCAGGCCCTCAACGCCCTAAATAGACAGGCCCTCTTAGAGCTCGAGGAAGCGCTGAGAGAGGCGGGCAGGGATCCTGAGGTCAGGGCCGTGATCTTAACAGGGGCGGGCGAGAAAGCCTTCTGCGCTGGACTAGACCTAAAGGAGGCTGCCGTTAGGACTCCGCTGGAGGCCAGGGAGCTATCGAAGCTCGGCCACAAGGTCTTCAAGCTCATAGAAGAGCTGCCTAAACCAGTAATAGCTGCAGTCAGCGGCTACGCCATGGGCGGGGGCATGGAGCTCGTCCTCAGCTGCGACTTAGCCATAGCCTCTGAAAACGCTGTATTTAGCCAAGCTGAGGTTAATGTGGGAGTCACGCCCGGCTGGGGGGCTACCCAGAGGCTATGGCGGCTCGTGGGCGTTCGCAGGGCCAAGATGCTAGTGCTAACTGGAGACCGCGTCTCAGCCGTAGAGGCCGAGAAGCTAGGCATAGTTAATAGGGTAGTGCCCCACGAGAAGCTCAAGGAGGAAGCAGAGGCCTTAGCGCTTAAGCTAGCTGAAAAGAGCCCGGTGGCCTTGAGGATAGCGAAAGAGCAGCTCAACAAGGCCTTGGAGAACACGCTGAGCCCTGGATTAGACTACGAGGCTGAGGCCTGGAGCCTCTTGTTCTCCACCCACGACGCCCATGAAGGAGTTAGAGCCTTCGTAGAAAAGCGGAGGCCCATGTACAAAGGTGAGTAG